TGCCTTCCCTCTTGAACTTCTACCATTTGCCTCTGCATGCCCAACTAGACCAGTAACAAAGACTCTCCCACTATAATGAGCAGCAATGCCTCTCTCAGCTATCAAATTCATCTCTTCAGTTCTAATCTGCATGATACCaacaatatttaataaatatgccattattttttttttcttatggaaaaagaaaagatCAGACAAAATTACAAATGAGATCACTTGTACATTCATTAATCGATACATTCATTCAAAATTGTTTGGAAACAAGTTGTGGATGCCCtcacatttaaaaaaattatttcaaacAATCGAAACAAGCAAAAGATTGTAATGAAAAATAGCTCAGAGGACCATTGAGAATTTAAGAACCTGAACTTCCAGGCGAAACATGCTTTCATACAAAAATGGAATTACAGTTGTATGAAGACTTTGATAACCATTAGGCTTTGGTGTTGCTATGTAGTCTTTCATCTGTTCAAGAGACAGGAAATTTTTACTAAATATCCATAATTCTAACATAAGAAAGACAAGTCAAGTGTGGAGAAAAAGGATACATACAGCTCGAGGAACAGGAGTCCAGATGTCATGGACTAATCCAAGAACATGATAGCAAATCTGCAGCAAAAAGAAGAAGCGATTGTTACCCAAGTACAGACACATTCTATCATAACTAAATAAGCTTGCATTGGCAGAATAATTCACCTGCTGTGGACTACACAAAGGCCCAACTCCAACTGACGGCTTTGGTTTTATGATTATACGAAGCTGGTTTATAACCAACAGGGATGAATGTGTCAATAAAGCAAAAAAAAATGATGTTTCAATTTACGTGTCAAGATGGCTCAAGGAAATATCAGAACAAACCTGGGCAATTTGGTTAACCTCACTGATTGAACTGTTGGATTTAAGCACAGATTTATAAATACTGTGATACAATAACAAAAAGTTACAAGCAAGGAAATTATCACTCAAAAGCAAGCCAAACAAGCCTTCAAAAAGCCAGCATAATAAGaggtaaaaaaaaaagtaataggGAACAGAAAATTAGCTGCTGGAATTCAAGGCAACACCATattcaatataaatattaaaaatgttatCATACATCTCACTTAGTCTAACTGTCTTAGGGTCAAATGACATCTCTACTCCTCTTTGAGAATCAGGTGAAACAAGAAATTATGGGTCCCAGTCTCCCAGCCCCATTCCCACAAAACTTAGAACCATTTCGTAGGTCATTTTTACACCAAACTACGCATACATAGTCCCCACTTACTCAGTTGTAGATCATAGCCACAAAATGCAGTTTGAAATAATCCCAAAAGTTCTAGACATATGTATCACAAGGAAGAGAACCGAATAAATGATGAGCAAAGAAGCAGAAAAAGGTATTGAAGGCTTCACCTATAAGGTTCCTTGCACACAGCACGAATTTCAGTTTTAAGAGTCATAAGGTCCAGGAATTGATCATTCTCTATCCTTTTCATCAAAATTTTGTCTGCCTAGTagcaaaaaagaagaaagaatcaTAACCATGTAGATGTGATATTAGTTCAAGAACCTTCAAAGTTTAAACATGACACTTCCATAAAGTACACTTTCAACATTGAGCTACCATGTTAATTATCACATGGATAGTATTCCAGAGCTCAACTTAATACTATTGAGTAAAAGAGGACAATATTTTACCTCTACAAGCTCTTTCTCATGTTCATTATAGAGGTCAGCAACCCTTCTCTTCACTTTGGCATAATCTTCAGGATTTGTGTACATGAAGGATAAGTTTTCAAGTTCAGACTACAAAATACAATCAGATTGTGTTAACTCTAATACTATCTTGAATTCGTGAACATAAAATAGAAATTGTATATTAGAAAAGCATAAGAATGTACCTTGATTTGATACATCCCCAACAATTTTGCCAAAGGAGCAAAGACCTGCAATGTCTCCATTGCAATGCTGGACTGGAATAATACAACAacgttaaaataaataaataaatgaccaATTACCAGGTACGCTTCAACTCACACCACCAACCTGTTTATGTGGAGGCATGTGACAAAGAGTACGCATGTTATGCAATCTGTCAGCTAATTTGACAATGATGACACGAACCTAGAAGTGAAACCATTTGATTAGCACATTACTTTCCACAAAATAAAAACATCCCaaaagataaaagaaagaaagaaataataataacctCCTGTGTCATTGATAGAAACATCTGCCGCAGATCATCAGCTTTCACATCTTGTACTGAGTCATTTTCATTCTTATACTTCAATTTCCCCAATTTGGACACCTGTTCATGCAACAAGattaaagaaacccaaaaaagcCAAAACCATCTAGAGTTTTATCAGACTTGACATTCAAGCTTGTACAGACAAGTACACTAATAATATGCATTTAATAAATAAAGCACCTTAGTCTCTCCTTCTACAATGCGACGTACAGTAGGACCAAATTCCTCCTCTATTCTCTCAAATGTAACAACATTTGTATCTTCCACAGTGTCATGCAGCAATCCAGCTGCAATAGACTCCCAATCTAACTCCTAGAATAATAGTCAAGGCAAGTTAGGCTTCAGATCAGAATGCAGAATACATTTTCCATTAAGAGCATACTTCTATTAACTCACAAGTTCTCCAAGAATGCGAGCAACTTCAACTGGATGAATGATGAACGGCTCTCCACTCCGTCTTTTTTGACCATCATGTGCATAAAAAGCTAGCTGTACCAAACAAAAAACTTGTGGTTAAGCCATAATGCCGAGAGATACTTTTCATAAAGTGCATGATAACAGTTTTTCACAAAGCAAAGACATTACCCTGAGAGCATTATGGACCAATTCCAACTCTTTAGGTGAAAGGTAAGATATAGTAGGCTTCAGATCCTGATGCAATTAGAACGATAATCAATATGAGCTTAAACACATGACTGTAACAGCCTTGCTTAAAGAATAATAAGTATTACTAAGGAAAGAAGTCTCAAATGAGTCAATTGTACCTCCCACATCCTTTCAGGAGAAACCTCACTAGAGGTATCTGAAAAGACAGATGAAGAACAATACAACTGCCATCTTTTACAGCCAACATGAAGCAAGCTTGACCTAAAGAGTTTTTCAAGCAGTACAAACGCAGAAACATCCATTGAATGCCATCCCCCTACATCAGAAGCCTGGTAAAAACACAAGACTGGATTAGCAAAAAAGCATTAGCAACTATGCTGTCCATGCATGCAATTCGTAAGTCACATTATATAGCACCATAACttgaaaacaaataaaagataAATATTCCAACTAAATGCCTTAAGAAATTGCAGCTTTTGGTTGcccaataatttattttttttcaaaaagttCCAAACCTTAATACAacatactcttttttttttttttttttaatttgagtaATTTACGAACAACTTTTTGGATGATTCCACGCATTAAAGAACCCACCAACTCACAGTCTGAGCTCACCAAAACATGTCATTTTTGTCAACCTAACATTAACAACCTCTCCTACGTATCAATTTGGAATCTGATTTAAAGGCCTATTACAAGAGTCAATGTCCTATTCTCTTGCCACAGCatcaataaatgaaataaattacaAATACATCAAATAAAGTAAATTCAATCTAAAAATCATCCCCGATGAAGATATATAATTTAACAAGCTTTTGAAATTCTAAAAATCTAACAAAGAGTAAGCTGGTGAAGTAAAAATCAAACTTACTGATCTGTTGCGATTTCTTCTTCGGTGGCGGGCTTCGGCGAAGGATGAAGAGTGAGAAGGATTGGCAGTGCTGGCAAGGAATCCAGTTAAGACTCTTGGAGCTTTTGAAGCACAAGAAAGAACACTACAGTCAAACCTTCCACTTCCTTCCGCTTTCGTTAACTTACATATATTCACGCATTCCAAGGAAACTGCAATCAAATGAACCAaacaccaaaataaataaaatcggAGTTGAAATAAAGAACAAGAATTAAATTCTTCACACTCTTTTAGTTGCTTAAAAATCCAAACTAAGTCGAATTTTAAGTGAAGAAACAAGCACCAGAGAACAGATATTCCGTCATTTTCCTAAACAATCCTTCTCAGTATCCAAACAAGAAACAAAATCGGAGAGTttagaaaattaataaaaatatatatatttttttaaagtgAAACTCACCGGATAAGGAAGAAGCAGAAGCCATTTCTACAATAGCAGAGTAATCTCATTGAAATCGAACTAAGCATTAAACAATAACTCAATGATCAAACACATCAACAAGAAAAAAAACAGAAAGAGAAAAGGAGAGAGAGGTAATTGCCGGATGGAGGAGCTGATAGAAAAGAAATAGATTCGAGGATTGTCTCATTCGGGTTTCGAATTCGAGAAGACGTTacgtttttttttcttcttttttgaatTTTGGTTTGAGAGCAGTGAAGAGATGGAAATTTGGACCAATAAGCAATGGATTTGAAGCAAAGGATGGTGGTAAAGAGATAATCCAGAGTGAGAAATGAGAGAGATATTGGAGCCACACAAATATACACTACCTTCaatttccatatttttattttttttagaaataaaaatggTGAGCgaaggggtttttttttttttttaaatcaataccatgatttggagaaaaatagtaaaatagtatACTTCGCTTTTCTTTAAGAAAAGCATAATTACTTcaatgtttttatatttttatcaatttggactttattattttattagctaaatttaacattttaaaagGTACAAATCACTTCTATTTATTTAACGGAAATGTagtaaaagtttgaaatattaatttttgGGTAAATTATACTGAAGgatactaaactattagtaagtttacgctTTTATcattcaacttcaaaaagttacaaaatcgtcattgaactattcaaaaattttcattcaagTCACTAGCTATTAAAATTGCCCTTTTTTGTTCACACCGTCTGTACCAATCGGAAGTTCTCCTTCTCATTTTCTTTtatagtttagtttttttttatgaaataattttgaatgtcataaatttacaaatcaaaatccaaataaCTTTCTTCTCCAATTCTCGACACTGACCATCAGATCAATTTGAATCTAAGGTATATTTTTCTACTCCTTGATGGGTACTAATCTATTATACCGATCATCAAATCATCGTTTGAAGCTCATTAGTcggacttttaaaaaaaaaaacttaacaagcCAATGACTTAAATAAGAACTTTTGAATCGTTAgcaaccattttgtaactttttaaagtgcagcgactaaaacataaatttactaatagtttagtgacattAGATATAATTTATCTTATATACAAGtctacaaataatttaaaaatcaaaataattaaaagttcaTTAAAATTTTGAATCACATATAAATGATTATGTGaactattatatttaaaaatttaaagttttagtagatattttattaaaaaatatcaaTTCAACTTTTTTTAAAGGTttacttaaaaaatatataaacattaatTTGAACCCATATATACACCATACCTCCCTCTTTCAATATCACATTTTACCGATATTACTATCAAACTCTTTCCTTTTCTCACAATCACAAAATACTCCATTTACATTTTCATATTCTCTTACTTTTCTTCAAATTTCATTATCtcaattttatcaattaatataAAGTAATTTCCTTTAATTGTTATAGGTTATTTAGTACattcaattattaaattatttattaatcagGAATATAACTTTATTAGTTTAGTTATATTATTAGGTTAATTCTATTGTTTTGTTTATAGTAAATAAACTAATGTATTAGAGAAATAATAAATTATGTACATTTTAGtttattagtttaataaaaattgttctctttttttttttaagctgtttgttttttatcttttgttttgttttgtttggcGGCGGTGTCAATTTTGGGCTGGCTATCATCTACCTTTTTCCTTTCCCATCaaccttttctttctttattctgCTCACTCACTACACACGTATTCTCTATTTTTAGTTTATAGATCTATTTTTTTGATATCTTTGTTGTCTTCACAAGTTGTAACGGATATATGACGATGCCTATTGTTCGTTAAAACTCCACCGGGCACCAATAGTTTTTCTTGGAAAGTGGGTGACTCTTCGTCAACTTTTTTAATTTGTTTCTGGTTTGAGactttttcaaaataataaatgatttcacgtGTCGATTTAGACCCACGTTGTCTtgagttttatatgttttttgtttatttttccattgtttaataaatcttcagttttagaagtttttgtttGCTCTTGTAGCACGTTTTTAGTCTTGCTTGTGCATGTAATTttagttttacaagtgattttagAGATGATTTTGTTGTCATTCTCTCTAGTTTGGTGAATGCTCGATTCTTTTTTCGATTTCTGCTCGCCGCTTTGGACCATTCGGGGTTGGTTTCATTATCGTATTAAGTGTTTGTAATCACTTCAGATATGCCGTGCTTGAGTTGTGATAAAACTAACTGTCAGCGTGTCATAATGTTCTATTGATACTTCGGCTAAAACCTTTGTTGTGTTGATAAAGCTTATCATTCATCATCTACAAGAAATGTTAAGAAATGTTTACTATTTTTCTCTCTAAATTGTATAGTTCCATTCTTAATGaatttaccttaaaaaaattattagtttaataattcattattttatccGTTAGACATTTATTGGAAAAACATTTTCTTACAGTCTGTGATTATTTTTGGTTTCACGGACAAATCTTCGtacattgaatttttttatttttaattttgattaaattttaaaatatatatatttagggaTTTAAGGTTCCAAAATTTATGGCTTTAGGATTTCTAAGGTTTtagaattttctaaaaatattattatcataATTATTTAGTATTAGGGTTTATGATTTAGTGCTTTCGTAAATATTTAATGACTAAAATTTAAGGTTTAATATTTATACCTAATTATAAATGAGGGAGGACTGTGAGGGTAATTGCACCCAATTTTATTTGTATGCtaattgtttatatattattttattactttatatgttaattttaacAGAAGTTgcaattaaaaatcaaattcaatGTTGTTGCTACGATTGGATTAGAATCACATTTCCATATAATAATTACATAatggtgtgaaaattttgttaaattttgtaagttaattaatatttacctaattatatatattaaattataaaattgattaAGACTGCATTTGTTTCACTGAAAATAGTTTCTAGAAAATGATCtttgaaaaataaatagattCTTTAAAAAgattataatttttttgtttgaataagtttgtataaaatatttttattattttaaaattattttctaaattttaatacAATTCTTTTAGAAATTGACTTTAATGAGGCAAATACACGAATTCAAAGAATTGGTTTGTAATTCAATAAGAGTAGTTATAGTTTgcattttattattcttttagaAAAATGATTCTAGGAATCTTCCtttaatattaaaggaaaatagggctttagcggagTATTTGCTCATGTATTAAAGGATTGGTCGCAGCAGTGGTGGTCAACAGCTTGGCCTACGAACTTGACCACTCCATCGAATCATCTCAATTTTAAGGAATGGATGGCGTGGAATTTAGCTCCAAAAGCCTGGCATCATGTTCACAAAGTGCCATGGAAAGTCTTTTTCTCCTTTATTATTTGGCAAATCTTGCTTGCCTTAAAATGCAAGAATCTTCAAAAACCACAATGACCACAGTCGAGTGGTCCAGCCAACTCCGAGCAAGGCTGTGGAATTTTTGCCATGTCTGGACCCATGTTAACATTTAATCCTATACCCTCGTACataatatttttgttattgttGTTCTCATAAGGGGTCTTTACATCCTTTCAGAAAGATTATTATGTATGAGAAGTGGATGTCTACATTCATTCACTTTGAAAACTTCTAAACTTGTCCTACCAATATCTTAAAACTTATTGAATTTGTTTGTATTTTCAGTAAACTTTTATGTTTTTATCCTGGAAAATATCAATCCCaaatattttatcatattaatGTTTTTGAACCTTGCATAATTTTTTAGATAGACCTTGGAGTTGGCTCCTTTGTGCTAATGAATGCGATTACTTCACGGCAAGCACGAAACATCAAATCATCAATGTGAGTCGTTATATTTTCCAGATCTTTGGTGTTAATTTGTCATGTATATTGCTTACCATTGTAAATTCTTTCTCTTACGAGCATACGTTATAATTTTGGCATCACAATTTTCTTTTGTGCATGCAAACATATCTAAATTTGGTATGCGATATATAGATGTATATTGTTTCGGATCTATGTTCCACTAACTTTTCAAAATGCTTCCTAAGGAGTTGGTGGAAGCGGCCTTTAAATCTGCAACTCTGCTACTACTATTAGGATTTGCTAGACTTGCTTCTACATTGAGTCTAGACTATCGGTAGAATATATTTCTTTCTTTGGACTTTTTGTAATAATAGTTGTTTGCAATGGAATAGGATAAGTTGTGTactatatctacttactaatatAAAACAAATGGAACTCGGGAGATGTCTAAAATAATGCTCCAAACCAGGTTTGTACTCAAAAGCATTTtgcataataagcatagaatttATCTGATGGTTTTAGTTAAATGACGCCTTTCTTAATGTTGGTAGTTCAACATTTTAGTCATTGATGATTGATGATcaatacttttctcgtttaatgGAATTTCTCCTTGTAGGTACTTGTGGGGAATATGGAGTCAATCTGGAATATGGAGTTCAACATTTTGGCATTATTTTCTCACCGGGATGAATTATGTTTTAGAAATTCTAATACTTTGTGTGTCGTGTGTGTAtgtttttttatgtattaaattacatattgaatcaatatttatgtattaaatttaaattcattaatttttatatttagttttgaagtttaaattttaatggaaaatttaatttaattaatatttttatttatccttaaaagtatatagtttaaagttcaaatttcaaaattaaacataatataatatttaacatagaaataaatattatttaattaaaataaaattattttttaagatcattatttttagcggcgtttgtgagaaaagtgccgctaaaggtcatgatctttagcggcgtttgcgaaaaaagcgccgctaaaggtcatggtctttagcggcgttgcatatagcgacgttttttgcggcgtttgggaaagcgccgctaaaactctATTTTCTTGTAGTGAATGTTATTAGGCACCAAAAGGTCCAGCAAAAGAAACTGGGATATTAGCATCCCCATACCATACAAACAAAAAACAATAGCTTACTCAAAAACAAGAATTAGATTGAACCTAGAAACATCAGCTATGGCCAAACTATTAGCTACACCATAGGTTAATAATGGGGCAATACGAAATCAATTAAATAAGAAATTAACAATGAGACACTGGAAATGATAAATGAAATATACACTTGCTAAGAAGAagattcaaaatatatatatatatatatatatatatatatatatattaaagaaataaataacatTGATTGAATCATTATTCCACTTCCACACTTATGAATACACCATAAACATGGGTATTGAGCTAATACAAAGAGTTGATGTTGAAATTGAATTTTGCCTTTAAACATCACTATTTTCAACACTAACCACTTCAAGATAAGAATGGTCAGTTGATTGAGGAGATAATGAGTCCTGATCTCAAACATACATGATAGGCATGCAAAATTCAAGatagtattttaaaaaaaattctagttgatattttcattaaattttggaGAAGAAATTTAATCCATCAACaagtttatgttttttttaatacAAACCAAATTACTGACTAGAAATCGACATATATGTTTCATTTTCATATACCAGTGTCCAATTAATCCTTACAGTGGTCAACAAGGACCATCCAACTAACTGTATAAGACCCATGAAAATGATAATATGATCAATGACAATatactttgaattcatatagaaaAATCTATAATCATTCACGAGAAGATCATGGGGAAACCCTTGTCGAAGAGTGGGAAATGTCATCAATCGCCATTATTTCTAGCAAGAAAAATGGTAGTGAGTTGggtttttcaaattaatttaaagCAGGGGTAAGTTGAAAAACCATAATGAGAGGAAGAAAATAATGGGAAAAAGAAGGAAGAAGATAACCTAGGTCATTTGAGGAATTGTTACTGTCGAAAAGGGATAAGTGTCAGTGATGGTATTTTGATTTGTAAAACATTTGAGTTTGAAAGAGGAATATGAGAATCGaagcgtttttttttttttaaggagaggcttcaaaagtttgtaaaatgacttacaagtttaaaaatataagtcattttacaaaaaaaaaaaaaaaagaaaagaaaagaaaagaaaagggccAGGGGTTTTCCTTAACTTTGAAAGCATTTTACTTTCATCATCTCTATTTTACATAAACAAACaccaaaaaataagaaaaatattttctgtaaaaaaaaattacttgAAACAAACACAATCTAATATTATAAAGAGGATGATCATATTATTAAGATATTCGTACACAACTTAAC
This window of the Gossypium arboreum isolate Shixiya-1 chromosome 12, ASM2569848v2, whole genome shotgun sequence genome carries:
- the LOC108476527 gene encoding putative GTP diphosphokinase RSH1, chloroplastic, encoding MASASSLSVSLECVNICKLTKAEGSGRFDCSVLSCASKAPRVLTGFLASTANPSHSSSFAEARHRRRNRNRSASDVGGWHSMDVSAFVLLEKLFRSSLLHVGCKRWQLYCSSSVFSDTSSEVSPERMWEDLKPTISYLSPKELELVHNALRLAFYAHDGQKRRSGEPFIIHPVEVARILGELELDWESIAAGLLHDTVEDTNVVTFERIEEEFGPTVRRIVEGETKVSKLGKLKYKNENDSVQDVKADDLRQMFLSMTQEVRVIIVKLADRLHNMRTLCHMPPHKQSSIAMETLQVFAPLAKLLGMYQIKSELENLSFMYTNPEDYAKVKRRVADLYNEHEKELVEADKILMKRIENDQFLDLMTLKTEIRAVCKEPYSIYKSVLKSNSSISEVNQIAQLRIIIKPKPSVGVGPLCSPQQICYHVLGLVHDIWTPVPRAMKDYIATPKPNGYQSLHTTVIPFLYESMFRLEVQIRTEEMNLIAERGIAAHYSGRVFVTGLVGHAEANGRSSRGKAVCLNNANIALRIGWLNAIREWQEEFVGNMSSREFVDTITRDLLGSRVFVFTPRGEIKNLPRGATVIDYAYMIHTDIGNKMVAAKVNGNLVSPTHILANAEVVEIITYDALSSKSAFQRHKQWLQHARTRSARHKIMKFLRQQAALSAVEITTDRVNSFIADSEEESETEEFSRISRQSKPLWEKIPGNFVDFSQGRSCEESLAAKNGNIWTAKVNGKVNKHVQHVSLNADRNMLLQGNGAAKIIPANIPPPEVLPGLENWQASKIALWHNLEGHSILWFSVVCIDLRGMMAEVTTAFAAVGITICSCVAETDRGRGMAVMVFHIEANLEILLNACSRVDLIPGVLGWSVGCSWPSSTENNQLLEC